In Pseudomonadota bacterium, the following are encoded in one genomic region:
- a CDS encoding YdcF family protein — MALLISKTLTQLAYPLSLSLLLILLGAVFVWRGQKRPAGLSLLCSLLVLWVPSVPAVSDYLRASLERRHLPMALEQVPKADAIVVLGGGVGAALPPRLTVDLSGASDRVLYAAQLYQAGKARFVIASGGNLPWQGKGPAEAYAMAGLLRAWGVPERALLLETASRNTYENAVNSKRLLGAHGLHQVLLVTSALHMPRALALFHALGVEAAPAPTDFEVVESGDETLLQWLPDAGALEGSTRALKEYFGLGVYWVRGWL; from the coding sequence GTGGCGCTTTTGATTTCAAAGACGCTCACCCAGCTTGCCTATCCGCTGAGCCTTTCGCTGCTTCTCATCCTCCTCGGAGCTGTGTTTGTGTGGCGCGGCCAGAAGCGGCCGGCTGGACTCTCGCTCCTCTGTTCCCTTCTGGTGCTGTGGGTTCCTTCGGTGCCCGCCGTCTCCGATTACCTGCGCGCCTCTCTGGAGCGGCGCCATCTGCCGATGGCGCTGGAACAGGTGCCCAAGGCCGATGCCATCGTGGTGCTGGGCGGCGGGGTGGGGGCTGCCCTCCCGCCGCGGCTCACCGTGGACCTGAGCGGGGCGAGCGATCGGGTGCTGTATGCGGCGCAGCTCTATCAGGCGGGCAAGGCACGGTTCGTCATCGCCAGCGGTGGGAATCTGCCGTGGCAGGGCAAAGGCCCGGCGGAGGCTTATGCCATGGCCGGGCTGCTACGGGCCTGGGGTGTGCCGGAACGGGCCCTCTTGCTGGAGACGGCGAGCCGCAACACCTACGAGAACGCCGTCAATAGCAAACGCCTCTTGGGGGCGCACGGCCTCCACCAGGTGTTGCTCGTGACCTCGGCCTTACACATGCCCCGGGCGCTGGCGCTCTTTCACGCCCTGGGGGTCGAAGCCGCGCCGGCGCCGACCGACTTCGAGGTGGTGGAGAGTGGCGACGAGACCTTATTGCAGTGGCTACCGGATGCCGGGGCCCTGGAGGGGAGCACCCGGGCGCTCAAGGAGTACTTCGGCCTGGGAGTGTATTGGGTCCGGGGATGGCTTTAG
- a CDS encoding helix-turn-helix domain-containing protein: MPKRNLNRKTTPYEILGTLERLGANLALARKRRGWRQADLAEKLGVSRQTIVDMEHGKPTVAAVVYASALWAFNLLGDLKRVAAPEADDVGTALEAARSRKRVRVSSTGMDDAF, encoded by the coding sequence ATGCCTAAAAGGAACCTAAACCGCAAGACTACGCCCTACGAGATCCTGGGTACCCTGGAACGACTGGGTGCCAACCTCGCCCTGGCGCGCAAGCGTCGCGGTTGGCGTCAGGCGGATCTGGCCGAGAAGCTCGGTGTCTCGCGGCAGACCATCGTGGATATGGAACATGGCAAGCCCACCGTCGCGGCCGTCGTCTACGCCAGCGCGCTCTGGGCGTTCAACCTGCTGGGGGACCTCAAGCGCGTCGCGGCGCCGGAAGCCGACGACGTCGGCACCGCCCTGGAGGCTGCGCGCAGCCGCAAGCGTGTACGGGTTTCATCCACGGGGATGGACGATGCCTTCTAG
- a CDS encoding type II toxin-antitoxin system HipA family toxin, with the protein MVTAGKYRLDTSGPQPVGRFVYGQSYLARPAAVELDPIDLPLVRRTYETAALGGIFGALRDASPDAWGRRVIQKHLNRTDLSELDYLLHSPEDRAGALSFGLNAEPPPPVRQFNRTLHLGKILDLAERIFRDEELPGVLSAVERANVDQVAELVNPGTSMGGARPKNVVEDDEGLWLAKLPAPGDPWNYTRVEHSTLVLARECGLSVAASKRVTVGGKDVVLVSRFDREKTQQGYLRARMASGLTLMHSEDTPDASQGWSYIRLAEELARWGDRVEDDLHELFRRMVFNALISNLDDHPRNHAVIAPGKTWRLSPAYDLTPSAPVSIERRDLAMVCGRLGRWANRENLLSECARFRYPRADAARVIDDVAATLRSCWRQIFRREGVSEQDCDRLAPAFVYPGFDFPRRIG; encoded by the coding sequence ATGGTCACCGCCGGCAAATACCGGCTCGATACGAGTGGCCCGCAGCCGGTCGGTCGGTTCGTTTACGGTCAGTCCTATCTGGCGCGGCCGGCAGCGGTCGAATTGGATCCGATCGATCTCCCCTTGGTCCGCCGCACCTATGAGACGGCGGCGCTCGGCGGCATCTTCGGTGCGCTGCGCGATGCCAGCCCCGATGCCTGGGGAAGGCGGGTTATCCAGAAGCATCTGAATCGAACGGATCTGTCCGAGCTGGACTATCTGCTGCACTCGCCGGAAGACCGTGCCGGCGCCCTCTCCTTCGGCCTGAACGCCGAGCCACCGCCACCGGTCCGCCAGTTCAACCGGACGCTGCACCTGGGCAAGATCCTTGATCTCGCGGAGCGCATATTCCGGGACGAGGAGCTGCCCGGGGTACTGTCGGCGGTTGAGCGTGCCAATGTCGATCAGGTCGCCGAGTTGGTGAATCCGGGGACATCCATGGGCGGCGCGCGTCCGAAAAATGTCGTCGAAGACGACGAAGGGCTGTGGCTGGCCAAGCTGCCGGCGCCGGGAGACCCGTGGAACTACACCCGCGTCGAGCACTCCACCCTGGTTTTGGCGCGTGAGTGTGGTCTATCCGTTGCGGCCAGCAAGCGGGTCACGGTGGGCGGTAAGGATGTGGTGCTGGTCAGCCGCTTCGACCGCGAAAAGACGCAGCAGGGCTACCTGCGCGCACGCATGGCCAGCGGCCTGACCCTCATGCATTCCGAAGACACGCCGGACGCCAGCCAGGGTTGGTCCTACATCCGCCTGGCAGAGGAATTGGCGCGCTGGGGCGATCGGGTCGAGGATGACCTGCACGAACTGTTTCGCCGGATGGTCTTCAACGCGCTGATCTCCAACCTGGACGATCATCCTCGAAACCACGCTGTCATCGCGCCCGGAAAGACATGGCGGCTATCGCCGGCCTATGACCTGACACCGTCCGCACCCGTCTCGATCGAGCGGCGGGATCTCGCCATGGTATGCGGGCGGTTGGGGCGCTGGGCTAACCGCGAGAACCTGCTGTCCGAGTGTGCGCGCTTTCGTTATCCACGTGCAGATGCCGCTCGCGTCATTGATGACGTAGCTGCGACCCTTCGGAGCTGCTGGCGACAGATCTTCCGACGCGAAGGCGTGTCGGAACAGGATTGCGATCGGCTTGCGCCGGCCTTTGTGTATCCGGGCTTTGACTTCCCCCGGAGAATAGGATAG
- a CDS encoding heparinase II/III family protein: protein MDWHRGLIERWIAENPPALGTGWEPYPLSLRIVNWIKWALSGNALSEAACASLATQVRFLRRRLEVHLLGNHLFANAKALVFAGTFFDGEEARSWRNKGLQILEREVPEQVLADGGHFERSPMYHSLIYEDLLDLVNLSQAFPKLFEKYLSQMHRWRETATRMGKWLEVMRHPDGEIAFFNDSAFGVAPAPDELFRYAHGLGLEVPKAPGEGIRALGESGYLRVSLGPWSVIFDGARVGPDYLPGHAHADTLSFELSFGGQRVVGNSGTSLYEEGGVRSWERSTAAHSTVTVDDEDSSEVWASFRVARRARPFGLTHEESAGVLRAACAHDGYRRLAGSPVHRRALELTPGAFQWEDELLGHGRHFVSGRVPLHPDIEVERRGEGWLLRLPAGEALLLRSLTGEALNIEQGTFAPEFGRVLPRAVIVWRVDAELPRGARFQLSRP, encoded by the coding sequence GTGGACTGGCATCGGGGGCTGATCGAGCGCTGGATTGCGGAAAATCCGCCGGCCTTGGGCACGGGATGGGAGCCGTATCCGCTCTCGCTTCGCATCGTCAACTGGATCAAGTGGGCTCTTTCGGGGAACGCCCTCTCGGAGGCGGCGTGCGCCAGCCTCGCGACGCAGGTACGCTTCCTGCGCAGACGGCTGGAAGTGCATCTCTTGGGTAACCATCTCTTCGCGAACGCGAAGGCGCTGGTGTTTGCGGGTACCTTCTTCGATGGGGAGGAGGCACGCTCCTGGAGAAACAAGGGGCTCCAGATCCTGGAAAGGGAGGTTCCCGAGCAGGTACTGGCGGATGGGGGCCATTTTGAGCGTAGCCCCATGTATCACAGCTTGATCTATGAGGACCTGTTGGATCTCGTCAATCTTAGCCAAGCCTTTCCGAAACTCTTCGAGAAGTATCTGTCGCAAATGCATCGCTGGCGCGAAACGGCAACCCGGATGGGGAAGTGGCTCGAGGTGATGCGGCACCCCGACGGGGAGATCGCCTTTTTCAACGATTCGGCGTTTGGTGTCGCGCCTGCGCCGGATGAGCTGTTCCGCTATGCGCACGGCTTGGGTCTGGAGGTCCCAAAGGCACCCGGAGAGGGTATTCGCGCACTGGGGGAAAGCGGCTATCTGCGCGTTTCGCTCGGGCCATGGTCTGTGATCTTCGACGGGGCGCGGGTGGGGCCTGACTATCTGCCTGGCCATGCGCACGCCGATACGTTGAGCTTTGAGTTGTCGTTCGGCGGGCAGCGGGTGGTCGGCAATTCCGGGACCTCCTTGTACGAGGAAGGTGGCGTGAGGAGCTGGGAGCGCTCCACGGCCGCGCACAGCACTGTAACCGTGGACGATGAGGATTCCTCCGAGGTATGGGCGAGCTTTCGGGTTGCCCGGCGGGCGCGTCCCTTCGGGTTAACACATGAGGAGTCGGCCGGTGTCTTGCGAGCGGCCTGTGCGCATGACGGCTACCGGCGACTGGCCGGTTCCCCTGTTCATCGCCGGGCCCTGGAATTAACCCCCGGGGCGTTTCAATGGGAGGATGAGCTGCTGGGGCACGGGCGTCACTTCGTGAGCGGGAGGGTTCCGCTTCATCCGGATATCGAGGTGGAGCGGCGGGGCGAAGGATGGCTTCTCCGCCTTCCGGCAGGGGAAGCGCTGCTCCTTAGGTCACTGACCGGTGAAGCGCTGAACATCGAACAAGGTACATTCGCACCCGAGTTCGGGAGGGTTTTGCCGCGTGCGGTGATCGTCTGGCGGGTCGACGCGGAGTTGCCTAGAGGGGCGCGTTTTCAACTCAGCCGACCGTAG
- a CDS encoding bi-domain-containing oxidoreductase → MRQILQDLSSGHTELAEVPCPSSKPGQLLIRTRRSLISAGTERMVVEFGKANLIEKARQQPDKVRMVLDKIKTDGLLPTLEAVRNKLGQSLPLGYCNAGVVIEVGVGVTSFAVGNRVVSNGKHAEVVSVPVNLCARIPDSVNDEEAAFTVIGAIALQGIRLAQPALGEAFVVSGLGLIGLLAVQLLRAQGCRVLGLDYDPVRLEIARRFGAETVDLGRGEDPIAAAMALSRGRGIDGVLITASTRSSEPVTQGARMCRKRGRIVLVGVTGLELSRADFYEKELTFQVSCSYGPGRYDPNYEEKGQDYPVGFVRWTEQRNFEAVLDMLADGRLDVAPLISHRFPLAEADRAYDLLGGDAPSLGILLQYPNAEERPESVLLQREVKLSAPVPRPAEPVVGFIGSGNYAGQVLIPAFKATGARLKTVVSGAGVSGVHAGRKHGFEVTATDADSLLADGEITAVVIATRHDSHARFTHAALASGKHVFVEKPLAISRDDLSEIRDAYMRGTGPASCLMVGFNRRFAPQVRKIKALLDGTREPKAFIMTVNAGAIPASHWTQDSDVGGGRIIGEACHFIDLLRFLAGQPIVGVQTASVGGGAGGGVPADRVSFTLSFGDGSIGTVHYLANGHRSFPKERLEVFCGGRILQLDNFRTLRGFAWPGFTKLNLWRQDKGNAACAAAFVEAVRKGGPSPIPFEELVEVTEVSFQIAEAARG, encoded by the coding sequence ATGAGACAGATCCTCCAAGACCTTTCTAGCGGCCATACGGAACTGGCAGAGGTTCCCTGCCCGAGCTCAAAACCTGGACAATTGCTAATCCGCACCCGCCGCAGCCTCATTTCCGCTGGTACGGAGCGTATGGTGGTGGAGTTCGGGAAAGCCAACCTGATCGAAAAGGCGCGCCAGCAGCCCGACAAGGTGCGCATGGTGCTAGACAAGATCAAGACCGATGGCCTGCTCCCGACCCTTGAGGCGGTGCGCAACAAGCTCGGCCAGTCCTTGCCCTTGGGGTACTGCAATGCTGGCGTGGTTATCGAGGTGGGAGTGGGGGTGACGAGCTTTGCCGTGGGAAATCGAGTGGTCTCTAACGGCAAACACGCAGAAGTGGTGAGTGTGCCGGTGAATCTTTGCGCCAGGATCCCTGACAGTGTAAACGATGAGGAAGCGGCGTTTACTGTCATCGGAGCCATCGCGCTCCAGGGTATACGCCTGGCGCAGCCGGCCCTGGGCGAAGCATTCGTCGTCTCCGGACTCGGACTGATCGGGCTTCTTGCCGTGCAGCTTCTACGCGCCCAAGGGTGCCGGGTATTGGGGCTGGATTATGACCCAGTTAGGCTCGAGATTGCCCGCCGATTCGGGGCGGAGACAGTGGATCTGGGGCGCGGGGAGGATCCGATTGCAGCGGCGATGGCGTTGTCTCGGGGCCGCGGAATCGATGGGGTGCTCATTACGGCTTCTACCCGAAGCAGCGAACCCGTTACGCAGGGGGCGCGGATGTGCCGCAAGCGGGGGCGGATCGTGCTCGTGGGAGTGACGGGCTTGGAGCTCTCCCGAGCCGACTTCTACGAGAAGGAATTGACGTTCCAGGTTTCCTGTTCTTACGGGCCGGGCCGGTACGATCCCAACTATGAGGAGAAGGGGCAGGATTATCCTGTAGGCTTCGTGCGCTGGACTGAGCAGCGCAACTTCGAAGCGGTACTGGACATGCTCGCCGACGGGCGTCTGGATGTGGCGCCGCTCATTTCTCATCGCTTTCCGCTCGCCGAGGCTGACCGGGCATACGACCTTCTAGGCGGCGATGCGCCATCGCTGGGAATACTACTGCAATATCCGAACGCGGAGGAAAGGCCGGAATCGGTGCTTCTGCAGCGGGAAGTGAAGCTGTCAGCGCCGGTGCCGAGGCCTGCGGAGCCAGTGGTGGGATTCATCGGTTCCGGAAATTATGCGGGCCAAGTGCTGATCCCTGCCTTCAAGGCGACCGGTGCTCGGCTGAAAACTGTCGTCTCGGGTGCGGGGGTGAGCGGCGTGCACGCCGGGCGGAAGCACGGGTTTGAGGTCACCGCGACGGATGCGGATTCGTTGTTGGCCGATGGAGAGATCACCGCGGTTGTGATCGCGACGCGGCATGATAGCCACGCACGTTTCACACATGCCGCGCTTGCATCGGGGAAGCATGTGTTTGTCGAGAAGCCGCTGGCCATCAGCCGGGATGACCTTTCCGAGATTCGAGATGCTTACATGCGAGGGACAGGCCCCGCATCATGCCTGATGGTGGGATTCAATCGCCGGTTTGCGCCGCAGGTGCGAAAGATCAAGGCCCTGCTCGATGGCACTCGGGAGCCTAAGGCCTTCATTATGACCGTCAACGCGGGAGCAATCCCTGCTTCACACTGGACCCAGGATTCTGACGTGGGCGGCGGGCGTATCATCGGGGAGGCTTGCCACTTCATCGACTTGCTTCGATTCCTTGCTGGACAACCGATTGTCGGCGTACAGACGGCATCCGTGGGAGGCGGCGCCGGCGGTGGCGTGCCGGCGGATCGGGTGAGCTTCACGTTGAGCTTCGGTGATGGATCCATCGGAACCGTGCATTACCTTGCCAACGGCCATCGGTCCTTTCCGAAGGAGCGGCTGGAGGTGTTCTGCGGGGGGCGAATTCTGCAGCTTGACAATTTTCGCACGCTGCGGGGGTTCGCGTGGCCGGGTTTCACCAAGCTCAATCTCTGGCGTCAGGACAAGGGGAACGCGGCGTGTGCGGCTGCGTTCGTGGAGGCTGTCCGCAAAGGGGGCCCGAGCCCCATCCCGTTTGAGGAATTGGTGGAAGTAACGGAAGTGAGCTTCCAGATCGCAGAGGCGGCCCGGGGTTGA
- a CDS encoding class I SAM-dependent methyltransferase produces the protein MEHTRRRCELFGLRSDLRVADAESLPFADQSFDWVYSWGVLHHTPDTEKAINEVFRVLKPGGVAKIMIYHKYSCVGLMLWLRYALLRLKPMTPLNQLYNQYLESPGTKAYSIAEARELFKKFRNIETNTVLTHGDLLSSSAGQRSQGPLLSVARLVWPRWVIRTFFSKHGLFMLITATR, from the coding sequence GTGGAGCATACCCGGAGGCGTTGCGAATTGTTCGGGCTGAGGTCCGATCTTCGTGTGGCCGATGCCGAGTCTCTGCCCTTTGCTGATCAATCCTTCGATTGGGTCTACTCCTGGGGTGTGCTTCATCACACCCCCGATACGGAAAAGGCAATCAATGAGGTGTTCCGCGTTCTCAAGCCCGGCGGCGTGGCCAAGATTATGATTTACCACAAATATAGCTGCGTGGGCTTGATGTTGTGGCTCAGGTACGCCCTGCTCAGGCTAAAGCCTATGACGCCGTTGAACCAACTCTATAACCAATATTTGGAAAGCCCTGGCACGAAGGCCTATTCTATAGCGGAGGCGCGCGAGCTTTTCAAGAAGTTCCGAAACATTGAAACAAACACTGTTTTAACACACGGGGATCTCCTTTCTTCGTCTGCTGGCCAGCGCAGTCAGGGCCCGTTGCTTTCAGTAGCGCGTCTGGTCTGGCCGAGATGGGTGATCCGGACCTTTTTCTCGAAACATGGGCTGTTCATGTTGATCACCGCGACAAGGTAA
- the asnB gene encoding asparagine synthase (glutamine-hydrolyzing) encodes MCGIAGFQGRFDSELLGQMAPAIAHRGPDDVGEWLSPDGSVGLAHHRLAIIDLSPLGHQPMLDVWGTVVIVFNGEIYNFRELRAQLESEGYGFRGHSDTEVLLALHRARGEAMLSLLNGIFAVAIYDQVEQKLFLACDAMGVKPLYFNEGRDGFVFASELKALVACGGVAGSLDVLALFRYLGFLWSPGGATPFRGVSRLGPGEALRVKDGRIVCRWRWARSSWAEAPLALDAAEAIHGVLEGVRTAVHRQMVADVPVGAFLSGGLDSSAVVAMAREVSPDIDCFTIDTGSVRDAWVTDDLPYARQVAKHLGVKLHVIQVDSLRMAADLERMVFQLDEPLADPAPLNVLYISQLARQHGVKVLLSGAGGDDLFTGYRRHRALMLERYWAWMPGAARQGLRNMTARLGQGGTLGRRSAKAFAHADLPPDQRLVGYFLWADPGRVLGLFAPEHRAALANEDMVAPLEDYLGTLPPGLPPLQRMLALEQRFFLADHNLLYTDKMSMAVGVEVRVPFLDNDLVRLANALPPGLKQRGAEGKWVLKKAMEPYLPQAVIYRPKTGFGAPLRHWLRHELREWVGDILSADTLRRRGLFEPKAVAALVADDQAGRADVAYTILGLVCIEIWCREFMDKVRAKGTASG; translated from the coding sequence ATGTGCGGTATTGCGGGTTTTCAGGGAAGGTTCGATTCCGAACTGCTCGGGCAGATGGCGCCCGCCATCGCCCATCGCGGCCCGGACGATGTCGGCGAGTGGCTTTCGCCCGATGGAAGCGTTGGCTTGGCGCATCACCGCCTGGCGATCATCGACCTATCGCCCCTTGGGCATCAACCTATGCTCGATGTGTGGGGCACCGTGGTCATTGTCTTCAACGGTGAGATCTACAACTTCCGCGAACTGCGAGCGCAACTGGAGTCGGAGGGCTACGGCTTTCGCGGCCACTCAGACACCGAAGTGCTGCTGGCCCTTCACCGGGCGCGTGGCGAGGCGATGCTTTCGTTGCTCAATGGCATTTTCGCCGTCGCGATTTACGATCAAGTCGAGCAGAAGCTCTTCCTCGCCTGCGACGCAATGGGTGTCAAGCCGCTGTATTTCAACGAGGGTCGCGATGGCTTTGTTTTCGCCAGCGAGTTGAAGGCCTTGGTGGCATGTGGTGGCGTGGCGGGGTCACTGGATGTGTTGGCCTTGTTTCGCTATCTCGGGTTCTTGTGGAGTCCGGGCGGGGCCACGCCGTTCAGGGGGGTCAGCCGGCTGGGACCGGGCGAGGCGTTGCGCGTGAAGGATGGTCGCATCGTCTGCCGCTGGCGTTGGGCGCGCTCTTCTTGGGCGGAGGCGCCGTTGGCCCTGGATGCGGCGGAGGCAATTCACGGGGTGCTAGAGGGCGTGCGCACCGCAGTGCACCGCCAGATGGTCGCCGATGTTCCCGTGGGGGCCTTTCTTTCAGGGGGGCTCGATTCCAGCGCTGTGGTGGCGATGGCGCGCGAGGTGTCGCCAGACATCGATTGCTTCACCATCGATACGGGCTCGGTTCGGGATGCCTGGGTAACCGACGATCTTCCCTATGCACGTCAGGTCGCCAAGCACCTGGGGGTGAAGCTGCACGTGATCCAAGTGGATTCGTTACGCATGGCGGCGGACCTGGAGCGCATGGTGTTTCAGTTGGACGAACCGCTGGCCGACCCGGCACCGTTGAATGTGCTGTATATCAGCCAGCTTGCCCGGCAACACGGGGTGAAGGTGCTGCTTTCCGGGGCCGGGGGCGATGACCTGTTCACCGGCTACCGCCGGCACCGGGCGTTGATGCTGGAACGCTATTGGGCATGGATGCCGGGGGCTGCGCGGCAAGGTCTGCGCAATATGACCGCGCGCCTGGGCCAGGGTGGAACGCTGGGGCGGCGCTCGGCCAAGGCGTTCGCCCATGCCGATTTGCCGCCGGATCAGCGCTTGGTCGGCTATTTCTTGTGGGCGGACCCGGGACGGGTGCTGGGCTTGTTTGCACCGGAACATCGTGCGGCCTTGGCGAATGAAGATATGGTCGCGCCGCTGGAAGACTATCTCGGAACGCTGCCGCCCGGCCTGCCGCCCTTGCAGCGCATGCTGGCGCTGGAGCAACGTTTTTTCCTGGCGGATCACAACCTCCTCTACACCGACAAGATGTCGATGGCGGTGGGCGTCGAGGTGCGCGTGCCGTTCCTGGATAACGATCTGGTCCGGCTGGCCAACGCGCTGCCGCCGGGGCTCAAGCAGCGTGGAGCGGAAGGTAAGTGGGTGCTCAAAAAGGCGATGGAGCCTTACCTCCCCCAAGCGGTGATCTATCGGCCCAAGACGGGGTTTGGTGCCCCCTTGCGGCACTGGCTGCGCCACGAATTGCGGGAGTGGGTGGGCGATATCCTGTCCGCCGACACGCTGCGCCGGCGTGGCCTGTTCGAGCCCAAGGCGGTGGCCGCCTTGGTCGCGGACGATCAGGCCGGGCGTGCGGACGTGGCTTACACGATTCTGGGACTCGTGTGCATCGAGATCTGGTGTCGGGAATTCATGGACAAGGTTCGCGCAAAGGGTACAGCGAGTGGATGA
- a CDS encoding class I SAM-dependent methyltransferase: MSGLVARLDRALYPGVTRNWDDQLFRERILRHLKPESVVLDLGAGAGIVEQMNFKGLVASVCGIDLDPRVVDNRMLDEGRVADAGGIPYEDARFDVVFADNVMEHLPDPLAVLQDVRRVLKPGGVFLFKTPNKTHYMPTIARLTPHRFHQWVNRKRGRAEADTFPTLYRANTSSAVRRHAAAAGLAIENLELIEGRPEYLRFAWPAYIGGALYERIVNAFGVLARFRILLVGTVRKP; encoded by the coding sequence GTGAGCGGCCTGGTTGCGAGGCTGGATCGGGCGCTCTATCCGGGCGTGACTCGCAACTGGGACGACCAGTTGTTCCGTGAACGTATCCTTCGGCACCTGAAGCCCGAGAGCGTGGTGCTGGACCTGGGGGCCGGCGCGGGCATTGTCGAGCAGATGAATTTCAAGGGGCTGGTGGCGAGCGTATGCGGGATCGATCTGGACCCGCGCGTGGTGGACAATCGCATGCTCGACGAAGGGCGCGTGGCCGACGCCGGCGGCATTCCCTACGAGGATGCGCGCTTCGATGTGGTGTTCGCGGACAACGTGATGGAGCACCTACCGGATCCGCTGGCGGTGTTGCAAGATGTTCGGCGCGTGCTGAAGCCGGGGGGGGTATTTCTGTTTAAGACACCCAACAAGACACACTACATGCCGACCATCGCCCGACTGACACCGCACCGATTCCATCAGTGGGTGAACCGCAAGCGCGGCCGCGCGGAGGCTGATACGTTTCCGACGCTGTATCGCGCGAACACGTCATCTGCCGTCCGGCGACATGCAGCGGCGGCTGGACTAGCGATCGAGAACCTTGAATTAATCGAAGGCCGTCCCGAGTACCTGCGCTTCGCCTGGCCGGCTTATATTGGCGGGGCCCTTTACGAGCGCATCGTCAATGCTTTCGGGGTTTTGGCGCGGTTCCGCATACTGCTTGTCGGCACAGTGCGTAAGCCTTAA
- a CDS encoding class I SAM-dependent methyltransferase, whose protein sequence is MKYIIKRLMLESVLGLVRSFKIKRQRREFAALSMCVTFSKIYREKLWGGGQDEFVSGSGSSGKVAEVYADYVSRFIRGHGIESVVDLGCGDFRIGRAISRVAPQYTGVDVVPELIAHHVANYSTETVAFRCLDITEEDLPGGDLCLVRQVLQHLSNAEIAVVLSKLTSYRFVLITEHFPRMSVAFSANKDKPHGPDTRLVDHSAVVLTAPPFSLQRVQEVLAVEVDDLQQCSGDTIRTFLYSGGDHLSTKRSPLA, encoded by the coding sequence ATGAAATATATTATTAAGCGCTTGATGCTTGAGTCGGTACTGGGGCTCGTGCGTTCCTTCAAAATCAAGAGGCAACGCCGAGAGTTCGCGGCGCTTTCAATGTGCGTAACGTTCTCCAAGATCTATCGTGAGAAACTTTGGGGCGGGGGCCAAGATGAATTTGTCTCCGGCAGTGGTTCGTCGGGGAAAGTCGCTGAAGTATACGCAGATTACGTGTCTCGGTTTATTCGCGGCCATGGTATCGAATCGGTTGTGGATTTGGGATGTGGAGACTTTCGTATTGGCAGGGCGATTTCTCGCGTTGCGCCCCAATACACTGGTGTCGATGTGGTCCCGGAATTGATTGCACATCATGTCGCAAATTATTCAACCGAAACGGTCGCGTTCCGATGTCTGGATATTACCGAGGAAGATCTTCCGGGCGGCGACCTTTGCCTCGTTCGGCAGGTACTCCAGCACCTATCAAACGCCGAGATTGCAGTGGTTCTTAGCAAGTTGACAAGCTACCGTTTCGTGTTGATCACGGAGCATTTTCCCAGGATGAGCGTAGCGTTTTCTGCCAACAAAGACAAACCACATGGCCCAGACACTCGCTTGGTTGATCACTCTGCAGTAGTGCTAACGGCCCCACCTTTCTCGCTTCAGAGAGTTCAGGAGGTGCTTGCCGTCGAGGTAGATGATCTCCAACAATGCTCGGGCGACACAATCAGAACATTTCTATACTCGGGCGGAGATCATCTATCGACGAAGAGGTCGCCACTAGCATGA
- a CDS encoding glycosyltransferase codes for MNKSAGARISVCLLTYNHVEVIESSLRSILDQTITGYEVIVSDDCSTDGTWEKIRELAAADERVKPVRTPHNMGMPGNANFAVAQSTRPYIALLHHDDLYRRDLLEKWASVMERFSDTTYVFNSYDVPNAEYHYGEKFSSERLDGRAFLEKHLFKKWRCPVRGTAMIRRSAWDAIGGMREQFNLLADVDMWMRLSRIGAVGYVPEPVIKPRHQRPEYYPDIYTGKRWHWKRQTIMYEIYAANHKEHYKLSTFIGLWRWWQFRTRLSLFTAKWLAYAVVRRKGHMIETCADSATPHDQLWLRGVRYLLFVLTRPFITTNSKKE; via the coding sequence GTGAATAAATCAGCGGGTGCTAGGATTTCTGTTTGCCTGCTTACATACAATCACGTCGAGGTCATCGAATCTTCGCTTAGGTCGATACTCGATCAAACCATCACAGGCTACGAAGTCATCGTCAGCGATGATTGCTCGACCGACGGGACGTGGGAGAAGATTCGTGAACTTGCAGCAGCGGATGAGAGGGTCAAACCTGTTCGCACCCCTCACAACATGGGCATGCCCGGCAACGCAAATTTTGCGGTTGCACAGTCGACGCGCCCCTACATAGCTCTTTTGCATCATGATGACCTCTATCGTAGGGATCTGTTGGAGAAATGGGCCTCTGTCATGGAACGATTTTCCGACACTACTTATGTATTTAACTCTTACGATGTCCCGAATGCAGAATATCACTACGGGGAAAAGTTCTCCTCCGAGCGATTAGACGGACGGGCTTTCTTGGAGAAACACCTTTTTAAGAAATGGCGGTGTCCTGTAAGAGGGACGGCCATGATTCGTCGTTCAGCATGGGACGCAATTGGAGGTATGCGAGAGCAGTTTAATTTATTGGCGGACGTAGATATGTGGATGCGTTTATCACGTATTGGTGCCGTTGGATATGTTCCTGAGCCAGTAATTAAACCCCGGCACCAGCGCCCCGAGTACTACCCAGATATTTACACCGGTAAGCGATGGCATTGGAAAAGACAAACCATCATGTATGAAATATACGCAGCAAACCACAAGGAACACTATAAATTGAGCACATTTATTGGGCTGTGGCGTTGGTGGCAATTTCGTACTCGCTTAAGTCTATTCACCGCGAAGTGGCTGGCCTACGCCGTCGTTCGTCGCAAGGGGCACATGATTGAAACCTGCGCAGATTCCGCAACGCCGCATGATCAGTTGTGGCTCAGAGGGGTGCGTTATCTGCTGTTCGTTCTAACTAGGCCATTCATTACAACGAACTCCAAGAAGGAATGA